The Candidatus Zixiibacteriota bacterium DNA segment TGCTGCATATCAACAAAACTGTTTATCAAATTATGCGTTAACTGTCAAAGCCGGGTTAACTCAAAGGTGGATAACAAGAATACCGTGCCCCGTGTCCGCAGACAGGCGGGCGCCGGCAGGCAGGAGGTGTCGGCATGACCAATCTCTGGATTCCCAATCAAGTTGGGAATGACGCGGGCAGTGTGGGAATGACATCACTATTGCATCCGCCTAAGACGGACAAAAGATGAACATGTCGTCGTGAATCGACGTCATTACAAATTGCATCCGCCTAAGACGGACAAAAGGCATGACATTGTGCCAACTGAAAACATGAGGCATTGCATCCGCCTAAGACGGACAAAAGCCTGGACAGTAGTGATTTATTTATTAAAATTAGTTGGAATTAGCCGGGATATTTAAAACCATTAAATACGGTTCATTTTAGGGCATATTGTTTGCTTTAATCGATTATAAAATTATATATGTGTCAAATATAGTCAAATATGGGCAAATTAGATTTTTAACAATGAGAAAAGCAAATAAAATATTTAGCTTAAAAAGGAAGATATTATGTATAAATCATTAATAATTATTTTAATACTGTCTGTCTGTCTAATTGCTGTTGCCGCTGCCGACCAGACCGAGCTTATCGTAAGACAGACAGCACAGGGCTGTCAATACGAACATGCTGTTCAGCCAATGAGTATTCAGGAAGAAATAATAGCCTATGATAGCGCCCCTGCTGTTTATTGGTCGGGTTTAACTGATGAGGGTACTATGTTTTCAGTTCGTTTTACTCCTCCTCAACCCTGTTCACTTTCGTATATTCAGATTGTAAGTTATGGTGTTCCGGGTGAAGCAAAAATCCATATTTTTACGGATGATGACGGTACGCCAGGCGAGGACTTAATTACGCCGTTTATAGCTTATTTTAATGCAGATATTCAATATCAAAGGATAGATTTACCTTCGCCTATTAATGTTGGCTTGGATGATTTCCATATTGCGGTCGAATATACGATACAAGCGGGTATTGGTCCCTATGTTACCGGCGACAATGACGGCGTTACTGAAGACCGTTCCCTGTATAAAACTCCGGAAAACAATAACTGGACAGTAGTTACAGTCGACTTGAATTTTCGCGCGGGCGTGATATACTATGGCAATGACCAGGTTGCGCCTGCCTTTGTCCATGCTCAGCAAATTTTCGGTTTTACCCAAGATAGCGAACATGTATTAAGCGCTGAAATTACCGATGCCGCAGGTGTCGCTTCCGCAGACATTCACTATTCCAGCGATGGCATCAATTGGGCAATAATCGCGATGACCAACATCAGCGGCGATACCTGGGAAGGCGCTATACCCTCTCAGGAAACCGGCTCCACTATATTTTATTATTTATCAGCTATAGATAATTCGCTATATTCAAATGAGGGCTTTGAACCACCGGCAGGAGAAAACGATCCCTACCCAATGGATATTATCGATGGCGCTGAAATTTTCTATGATGACGGCACTCCCGAAGCCTGGTGGATTGTCGATACATCCTACAACGATAACGCCTTTGCAATTAAAATGACCCCCTCATCTTATCCGGCGCAAATACTTATGGCTCGGGCTTTTGTTTCTGATGATACACCGTTTACCTTTACTGTTAACAGCGTTTCCGCCAGCCTCCCGGGCGATGTTCTGTCCGGCGGCGAAGATGTTCCAGCGGTGCGTCAGGAGCATGGCTGGGCGATTGGCGAATGGGCAAACGGCCCGGTGATATATTCCGGCAGTTTCTTCCTGATTTTACACTGGAATCCGGAAACTCCGGGCGATCCGGGTGTAGGCCAGGATACCGATAATTTAATTTACCACTCGTATTGGTATCATGGCGATATCTGGAATACAAGCGCCGAGGGCGAATGGATAATGAGATGCATCGTCCATACAAGTATAGGAATTGAAGAACTAAGCAGCGATATTATGGCGCCTGCCGAATTTGCACTGGCAGGCAATTATCCGAATCCATTTAATCCATCTACCGAAATTAAATTCGCAGCTCCCGTTTCCGGTAATGTAACGATTGAAATCTTCAATATTGCCGGCCAGCTTATTAAAAACGTATTTAACGGCAATGTCAATGCTGGTATTCATTCTGTAAATTGGAACGCTGCGGACAACAGCGGCAATAATGTTTCCTCCGGAGTTTACTATTATAAACTTACTGCAGGCGATAGAATTGACACTAAGAAGATGGTTCTTTTGAAATAAGAAATGAATTATGTTGAGCATTTAGAGTTAAGAACATGCCCCTGGCCCCTCTCAAGAGGGGAATAAAATGTTGACGCACGTGGACGTACACCAACCACCCTAATCCTTTTCAAGAGGAGAATATATAGATACGGGGCACGCGAGGACGCGTGCTGCTCACCCGAACTCTCCCAAGAGGGGAATAATATCTGCATTAACACGTTATGTGATTATGCAATTTTAAAGTTCCCCAATAGAGGCAGGGGACTTACGTGCCGAACGTCGGCTAGTACTTTATCGCTTGTCAAAGTCCCCGCCAGTGGCGGGGGATTTAGAGGTGTATTGATGGTTGTAATAATGAAAAAACAGCACTACTGTCCGGCCTTTTGTCCGCCTTAGGCGGATGCTATAATGATGTCATCCCCACACTGACCACGTCATTCCCACACTGACCACGTCATTCCCAACTTGATTGGGAATCCAGAGATTGGTCATGCTGACAGCTCCTGCCTGCCGGCGGGCATGGCTGCAAAATTTGAGTTCAATCAGTCGTGCTGATGGATGTCCCGCCAGTCAGCAACCCTAAGTATTATCAAAACGTATCAACAATATCATAAGAATGCAATCAATTGCGCATCAATATTAATGTGCCTCTGAATCATTAAATGCAAGCCTTGGGGAGAGACCCATAACATTATAATACATAAGATGTTATATATATTTTTCTTTTATGATTGAATATCTTGCTTGCTGGTCTATCCTTTGCATTTAATGAGATAAAAAGGAGATAAATTTATGAAAATACTGTTAATGGTTCTTTCGATAATGATGATAATTCACCCTCTTTACTCCTCGGAGATACCGGAGTTTTTAGCTCAGGCAGAGGGAGAAGTCGGTGTGATATTGAAAATCGCTGATAAACCGGATGATGTTGTCAAATTGATGGCATACCAGAAAAGCAATATAACGATGAAGGAAAAGCATCAAAAAATCATTAATCATTTTAAAAACAAAGTACGCAATTCGCAGATGCCTATTAATAATATTATTGAGAATAACCGCGATTTAATTTCAGCTTATAAAAGCTACTGGATTAGCAATGCCGTATATATAAAAGGGGATGCCGAATTTATCAGGAATCTCGCCGCCAGAAATGATGTCGAATATGTATTTAAGAATTTGCCTTTGGTTTTAGTCGAGCCGGTCGAAATCGGAACTGCCTCGCAATCAGAGACTGGCGCCGAACCGGGATTAGATGTTATCGGGGCAAGAGATGCCTGGCAAATGGGACTTACCGGCAAAGGCAGACTTGTCTGCAACCTCGATACCGGCGTCGATGGCAATCATCCGGCGCTGTCATCCTCATGGCGCGGCGCAAACGGGGCGTCGGATTCAGCCAGCTGGTTTGACCCATATACTAAAACAACACAACCGGTAGACTACCATGGGCATGGCACCCATACCATGGGAACTATAGTCGGTCTTGATGGCGCTGATACTATCGGAGTCGCTTTCGGCGCTCAGTGGATAGCCGCCGGAGTAGTAGACAGAGGCGGCAGTGTAGATCGCACTATTGCCGATATTCTTTCGGCTTTTGAGTGGGCGGCAGACCCTGATGGCAATCCCGCGACATGCGACGACCGACCGGACGTAGTCAGCAACTCGTGGGGGATCCCAGCTGGTTTTTATGGCGCCTGCGATATGACATTCTGGGATGCCATAGATAACCTTGAGGCATTAGGGATTGTCTGTTTATTTGCCGCCGGCAATGAGGGACCAACTCCATCAACAATCAGGACGCCGGCCGATAGAATCACAACGCAGTTTAACGCCTTTTCGGTGGGCGCTGTTAATAGCGACAATTTGGAGATAGCCTCGTTTTCCTCAAGGGGACCATCGGGCTGTGATGGACTGACAATCAAACCTGAAATTACGGCGCCGGGCGTCAATATCAGGTCTGCCAATGATGGCGGCGGGTATATAACGATGAGCGGCACCTCGATGGCAACACCTCATATTGCCGGCGCGGCGGCATTACTGCGTCAGTTTAATCCCGAAGCTTCGGTAGAACAAATCAAAGGGGCAATGATAGCCGGCGCTATTGACCTTGGCGATATCGGCGAAGATAATAACTACGGCTATGGGCTTGTTAATATAATGAATTCGATTTATCATATGCCGCCGCCCAACCATCCATTTATTCATATTATCAATGCAGCTGCTAATAGGGATGGCTCTATAATGACTGGCGATACAGTAAGTATATCATTTGTTTTGGAAAATATCGGTTCCGAATCAAATATCAATGCGGTTATAAACACCGATTATCCGGATATCGAAATTATAGAAAGAGATGCCGCTTTAGGCGCGATTAGCTATTTGGATACGCTTGAGATTACAGCTTTTTCGATAGTAATCCCCAATAGCATTCAAGATGATTTTATTCCGTTCACAATTGAATTTACTGACGGCAACTGGTCGCAGGTTTATACTTATAATCTTAGTTTGGATATTCAGGTTGAACCGGCTGTCGCCACTATCACTACCGATGTGCTTACCATGAGCTTTTCAAATTTCGGCCAGTTTGGCTTGGGCGAAAATTCGATTAATCCGGCAGGCGGCGCGGGTTTCAGGATTCCCGCTGACGGCGATGATTTCGTGAAAGAAGCCGCGCTTTTAATCTCCGTAGATAACAGGGTTTCTGACGGAGTCCGTGATATTGCCAATCGGCCGGATAATGATTTTACGCCTTTTAGCATGCCGATTGTAACCTATCCGGGGGATTACGCTGATTATGACGGTATGGCGCAGTATTCCGACTCGGCCGCTGAGGAGCCTATAGGGCTTATAATATCGCAAAGATGTTATGGCTGGAGCGCGCAGGCAAAGTTTATCACAGTTGAGTTTATCATTCATAATATATCCGGCGCCCAGTTAGAAAATCTTCAGGTTGGCTTATTCTGCGATTGGGATATGCCCGCTTCCTCCGGCTTGGATGATATCGTTAGCTTTCACGATGTTCTGTCTTTGGGTTATTTTCAGGATAGCAACGGGGAATGTATTGGGCTGCGTTCGATAACATCCCCAGCCAGTTCATACCGCGCAATCGATAATGATGAGGTTTTTG contains these protein-coding regions:
- a CDS encoding T9SS type A sorting domain-containing protein, whose amino-acid sequence is MYKSLIIILILSVCLIAVAAADQTELIVRQTAQGCQYEHAVQPMSIQEEIIAYDSAPAVYWSGLTDEGTMFSVRFTPPQPCSLSYIQIVSYGVPGEAKIHIFTDDDGTPGEDLITPFIAYFNADIQYQRIDLPSPINVGLDDFHIAVEYTIQAGIGPYVTGDNDGVTEDRSLYKTPENNNWTVVTVDLNFRAGVIYYGNDQVAPAFVHAQQIFGFTQDSEHVLSAEITDAAGVASADIHYSSDGINWAIIAMTNISGDTWEGAIPSQETGSTIFYYLSAIDNSLYSNEGFEPPAGENDPYPMDIIDGAEIFYDDGTPEAWWIVDTSYNDNAFAIKMTPSSYPAQILMARAFVSDDTPFTFTVNSVSASLPGDVLSGGEDVPAVRQEHGWAIGEWANGPVIYSGSFFLILHWNPETPGDPGVGQDTDNLIYHSYWYHGDIWNTSAEGEWIMRCIVHTSIGIEELSSDIMAPAEFALAGNYPNPFNPSTEIKFAAPVSGNVTIEIFNIAGQLIKNVFNGNVNAGIHSVNWNAADNSGNNVSSGVYYYKLTAGDRIDTKKMVLLK
- a CDS encoding S8 family peptidase, with protein sequence MKILLMVLSIMMIIHPLYSSEIPEFLAQAEGEVGVILKIADKPDDVVKLMAYQKSNITMKEKHQKIINHFKNKVRNSQMPINNIIENNRDLISAYKSYWISNAVYIKGDAEFIRNLAARNDVEYVFKNLPLVLVEPVEIGTASQSETGAEPGLDVIGARDAWQMGLTGKGRLVCNLDTGVDGNHPALSSSWRGANGASDSASWFDPYTKTTQPVDYHGHGTHTMGTIVGLDGADTIGVAFGAQWIAAGVVDRGGSVDRTIADILSAFEWAADPDGNPATCDDRPDVVSNSWGIPAGFYGACDMTFWDAIDNLEALGIVCLFAAGNEGPTPSTIRTPADRITTQFNAFSVGAVNSDNLEIASFSSRGPSGCDGLTIKPEITAPGVNIRSANDGGGYITMSGTSMATPHIAGAAALLRQFNPEASVEQIKGAMIAGAIDLGDIGEDNNYGYGLVNIMNSIYHMPPPNHPFIHIINAAANRDGSIMTGDTVSISFVLENIGSESNINAVINTDYPDIEIIERDAALGAISYLDTLEITAFSIVIPNSIQDDFIPFTIEFTDGNWSQVYTYNLSLDIQVEPAVATITTDVLTMSFSNFGQFGLGENSINPAGGAGFRIPADGDDFVKEAALLISVDNRVSDGVRDIANRPDNDFTPFSMPIVTYPGDYADYDGMAQYSDSAAEEPIGLIISQRCYGWSAQAKFITVEFIIHNISGAQLENLQVGLFCDWDMPASSGLDDIVSFHDVLSLGYFQDSNGECIGLRSITSPASSYRAIDNDEVFGDGFSEAEKIRFMTEGFIQTDYPTPDNYSHLLSVGPFSIADGDSEVVAFAFVAGESLNDLYTQADLAFQMYPNLTHTQYHDLELPEAIILRQNYPNPFNASTTIKFESDNPSQLSIYDVSGRLVKQFDILSTGLNQVVWDGTNRWDKNVVSGVYFYRLSSDGKQDVKKMIFLK